The Catenuloplanes niger genome includes a window with the following:
- a CDS encoding RICIN domain-containing protein, producing the protein MTRIANSTLLLAASLSLAGLSLALSSPAHADDTTYFQIRNVYNDKCVDADKGMIVKNGTRLQLWDCHTGDNQLWYADGGTIRNKASGRCLDADTQTAGMPGTRVRLWDCSGAEHQEWRMEPMENGNTMIRSVATGRGLDADRNVLFQNGTDVQLWDDWNGTDNLNQQWYTAH; encoded by the coding sequence ATGACGAGAATTGCGAATTCTACCCTCCTCCTCGCCGCATCCCTCTCGCTCGCCGGGCTCTCTCTCGCGCTCTCCTCACCCGCACACGCGGATGACACCACCTACTTCCAGATCCGGAACGTCTACAACGACAAGTGCGTGGACGCGGACAAGGGCATGATCGTGAAGAACGGCACGCGGCTGCAGTTGTGGGACTGTCACACCGGCGACAACCAGCTCTGGTACGCGGACGGCGGCACCATCCGGAACAAGGCGAGCGGACGCTGCCTGGACGCGGACACCCAGACCGCGGGCATGCCCGGCACCCGCGTCCGGCTCTGGGACTGCTCCGGCGCCGAGCACCAGGAGTGGCGTATGGAGCCGATGGAGAACGGCAACACCATGATCCGCAGCGTGGCGACCGGACGCGGTCTGGACGCGGACCGCAACGTGCTGTTCCAGAACGGCACCGACGTGCAGCTCTGGGACGACTGGAACGGCACGGACAATCTCAACCAGCAGTGGTACACGGCCCACTAA
- a CDS encoding Lrp/AsnC family transcriptional regulator, producing the protein MDDMDWAILGELQADARLSYSELSRRVHLSAPAVAERVRRLEESGVITGYHAHIDPARAGRSVLALIRMSCYGPLCVLRDPDVATWPEILQIHRVTGDTCCMLRVAAASMVAFERVIDRLGRYGPPSSTMILSTPLEWRPLTRS; encoded by the coding sequence ATGGACGACATGGACTGGGCGATCCTCGGCGAGCTCCAGGCCGACGCCCGGCTGTCCTACTCCGAGCTGTCCCGGCGGGTGCACCTGTCCGCGCCGGCCGTAGCCGAGCGGGTGCGACGCCTCGAGGAGTCCGGCGTGATCACCGGCTACCACGCGCACATCGACCCGGCGCGGGCCGGACGCAGCGTGCTGGCGCTGATCCGGATGTCCTGCTACGGGCCGCTCTGCGTGCTGCGCGACCCGGACGTGGCGACCTGGCCGGAGATCCTGCAGATCCACCGCGTCACCGGCGACACGTGCTGCATGCTGCGCGTCGCGGCCGCGTCGATGGTCGCGTTCGAGCGGGTGATCGACCGGCTCGGCCGGTACGGGCCGCCGTCCAGCACCATGATCCTGTCCACACCGCTGGAGTGGCGGCCACTCACCCGCTCCTGA